Proteins from a single region of Trichoderma asperellum chromosome 3, complete sequence:
- a CDS encoding uncharacterized protein (EggNog:ENOG41~TransMembrane:4 (i27-48o98-116i121-140o186-205i)) → MGIFGPPGRPWTYHILHRKWPRVPRTAMRWLMLVEFIGLIPLLVITALSQPNLYRTALWQIGWDHRLNSNPAIILYAYANYTAQPKIAFIWSQKLTDFNVAIAVISLFFLLTKLIAVIMRVWYPIVSTASSIALVVLYSVSTYGQVGPDYTDPRYPAPAAWYFRFGCDMAKPYGQYTNCQIAQSSLFITLYMLTVYLLLLGFSLYSMWPNHLNDLDTDEDEDDEEPVKEGKTIELGGLKEMGMKQPMASGAIPFTPRTHAFHILDRKLPLRQESEAVMYA, encoded by the exons ATGGGTATCTTTGGCCCCCCCGGTCGACCGTGGACTTATCACATCCTCCATCGCAAATGGCCCAGAGTCCCAAGAACGGCCATGCGCtggctgatgctggtggaATTCATCGGCCTGATTcctctcctcgtcatcaCTGCCCTCTCTCAGCCGAACCTGTATCGAACTGCCCTGTGGCAGATTGGATGGGACCACCGTCTCAACTCAAACCCCGCCATCATTCTCTACGCCTATGCAAATTACACGGCTCAGCCGAAGATCGCTTTCATCTGGTCGCAAAA GCTCACTGATTTCAAtgtcgccatcgccgtcatctcccttttcttcctcctcaccaAGCTCATTGCTGTCATCATGCGAGTTTGGTATCCTATCGTATCTACCGCCAGCTCAATTGCTTTGGTCGTGCTTTACAGCGTGAGCACTTACGGCCAAGTTGGACCCGATTACACCGACCCAAGATACCCGGCACCAGCGGCCTGGTACTTCAGATTCGGGTGCGATATGGCCAAGCCGTACGGACAGTATACCAACTGTCAAATTGCACAGAGTTCGCTCTTCATCACATTATACATGCT GACTGTGTACTTGCTGCTCCTtggcttctctctctattccaTGTGGCCCAATCACCTCAACGACCTGGATAccgacgaggatgaagatgatgaagagcctGTTAAAGAGGGCAAGACCATAGAACTGGGCGGCCTGAAAGAGATGGGCATGAAGCAGCCAATGGCTTCAGGAGCCATTCCCTTTACGCCGAGAACACACGCTTTCCACATCCTCGACCGAAAGCTCCCGCTAAGACAGGAGAGTGAAGCAGTCATGTATGCTTAG
- a CDS encoding uncharacterized protein (EggNog:ENOG41): MSSQTLRSLYRAKPELGNAGYALRGYLRQFSTTQSQLDEAPSDPKANPSARQRTRAAASEINALQKNRTGSQGAQTPAGSSATPAQPRVIDVRSLPRGGMLRGRGGLRGRGGGQNAAASPRAASPSGNRFAGSNRGRTSALSAGRGGRGGATRGRGGRAGGGRAAKAKEGGESGNKAAAAGPRGKRQDPFERMDPQEQQFDDAMRFGTKTTYAPSLTKETLAAFVPAMPSTQEGRLATVMENLNILGGRADPVGVPQHLQAKSYADEVEANGARFFADLKAREAAEEYLQEKRKQEQQTPAAGEEGKEEKAAPAEQKQQQPIIQDVEEAVKKTILESVVEGKHEKPKFATDPVGISRSWHLRAGTYTQKDVESFEKKLTSLLGAAGGAGGAAGGKKAKA, translated from the coding sequence ATGAGTTCACAGACACTCCGCTCGCTATACCGAGCGAAGCCAGAGCTGGGGAATGCCGGATATGCCCTTAGAGGCTACCTCCGCCAGTTCTCCACCACGCAATCGCAGCTTGACGAGGCACCCAGCGATCCCAAAGCCAACCCTTCGGCTCGACAGCGAACCCGCGCAGCGGCCAGCGAGATCAATGCCCTGCAGAAGAACCGAACAGGCAGCCAGGGAGCCCAAACTCCTGCAGGCTCTTCAGCAACGCCGGCACAGCCCCGAGTAATTGATGTGCGGAGTCTGCCCAGAGGAGGAATGCTTCGAGGGCGGGGTGGACTGCGAGGACGAGGCGGCGGGCAGAACGCAGCAGCGAGCCCTCGGGCTGCTTCACCGAGCGGAAACAGATTTGCGGGTTCAAATAGAGGGAGGACATCTGCGCTCAGCGCCGGACGGGGAGGACGAGGTGGTGCCAcgcgaggaagaggaggcagggctggcggcggcagagcGGCGAAGGCCAAGGAAGGTGGCGAAAGCGgcaacaaggctgctgctgctgggccgcGAGGAAAGAGACAAGATCCCTTTGAGAGGATGGATCCCCAGGAGCAGCAATTTgacgatgcgatgcgattcGGAACGAAGACGACCTATGCGCCTTCTTTGACGAAGGAGACCCTGGCGGCGTTTGTTCCCGCGATGCCCTCGACGCAGGAGGGTCGCTTGGCGACTGTTATGGAGAACTTGAATATCCTTGGCGGCAGAGCTGACCCCGTGGGCGTGCCGCAGCACTTGCAGGCGAAGAGCTACGCCGACGAGGTGGAGGCCAATGGGGCGCGCTTCTTTGCGGACTTGAAGGCGagggaggcggcggaggagtatctccaggagaagaggaagcaggagcagcagacgccagctgctggggaggagggtaaagaagagaaggcggCGCCTGCGgagcaaaagcagcagcagcctatCATCCAGGACGTTGAGGAGGCCGTCAAGAAGACGATTCTGGAGTCGGTTGTGGAGGGCAAGCACGAGAAGCCCAAGTTCGCGACGGACCCGGTGGGCATTTCGAGATCGTGGCATCTGAGGGCGGGTACGTATACGCAGAAGGACGTGGAGAGCTTTGAGAAGAAGTTGACGTCTTTGCTGGGTGCTGCGGGAGGTGCTGGTGGTGCCGCGGGCGGGAAGAAGGCGAAGGCTTGA
- the PZH1 gene encoding serine/threonine protein phosphatase Pzh1: protein MGNQSSKEGGSKNGGGDGLQSYPSFSKSDTKDSTRSFRGLRSKIPGSGKTDSPRNSVLLNGDDAASVKSGRSGRSSISRSGRSTDTIPLRSPSTDLSAANSNEEGVLPPPSPVSESVISGAHDVSAAQASGEVDHVSDQPPSANASVNTHLLPPGQSILVKRADTPVKKPKKPKNDPMGMDEIKEMDLDDYIKRLLDAGYAGKVTKSVCLKNAEIMAICARVREIFLAQPALLELDAPVKIVGDVHGQYTDLIRLFEMCGFPPTSNYLFLGDYVDRGKQSLETILLLLCYKLKFPENFFLLRGNHECANVTRVYGFYDECKRRCNIKVWKTFIDCFNTLPIAAIVAGKIFCVHGGLSPALSQMDDIRNIARPTDVPDYGLLNDLLWADPADMEQDWEANERGVSYCFGKKVITDFLATHDFDLVCRAHMVVEDGYEFFNDRVLVTVFSAPNYCGEFDNWGAVMSVSSELLCSFELLKPLDSSALKSHIKKGRNKRQQMLNSPPALVMPQSV, encoded by the exons ATGGGCAACCAATCTTCCAAAGAGGGCGGCTCCAAAAACGGCGGCGGGGATGGCCTCCAGTCTTACCCTTCCTTTAGCAAGTCGGATACCAAAGACTCGACTCGATCTTTCCGTGGGCTGCGGTCTAAAATCCCTGGCAGCGGTAAGACCGACAGTCCGAGAAACTCGGTTCTGCTCAACGGCGACGATGCTGCTTCGGTCAAGTCTGGCAGGAGTGGTCGCTCCAGCATCTCCCGCTCCGGCCGCAGCACCGATACGATCCCGCTGAGAAGCCCCTCGACCGACCTATCCGCAGCGAATTCAAACGAAGAAGGGGTACTACCCCCGCCGTCCCCAGTCTCCGAATCAGTCATAAGCGGCGCTCACGATGTAAGCGCCGCACAGGCTTCGGGCGAGGTTGACCACGTTTCCGACCAGCCTCCGTCAGCCAATGCCAGCGTCAATACACATTTGCTCCCCCCAGGCCAGTCCATCCTAGTGAAGCGGGCAGATACTCCCGTCAAGAAGCCTAAGAAGCCGAAGAATGATCCCATGGGCATGGACGAAATAAAGGAGATGGATCTCGATGACTATATCAAGAGGCTCCTCGACGCTGGATACGCCGGCAAGGTCACCAAGAGCGTATGCCTCAAGAATGCGGAAATCATGGCTATATGTGCTCGGGTCCGAGAGATCTTCTTGGCCCAGCCTGCTCTGTTGGAGCTCGATGCTCCCGTCAAGATTGTTGGAGACGTGCATGGACAGTACACCGATCTCATTCGCTTGTTTGAGATGTGCGGCTTTCCCCCAACGTCCAACTACCTTTTCCTCGGAGACTATGTCGATAGAGGGAAACAGTCTCTTGAGACAATCCTGCTATTGCTGTGCTATAAGCTCAAATTCCCCGAAAACTTCTTCCTGCTCCGAGGAAACCATGAGTGTGCCAACGTCACTCGAGTCTACGGCTTCTATGACGAATGCAAGCGAAGGTGCAACATCAAAGTCTGGAAGACATTTATCGATTGCTTCAATACGCTTCCGATTGCTGCCATTGTGGCCGGAAAGATCTTTTGCGTCCATGGAGGTCTGTCGCCTGCTCTGAGCCAGATGGACGATATTCGCAACATCGCACGGCCCACCGACGTTCCTGACTACGGGTTGTTGAATGACCTTCTTTGGGCTGATCCGGCCGACATGGAGCAAGATTGGGAAGCAAACGAGCGAGGAGTCAGTTATTGCTTTGGAAAGAAAGTTATTACCGACTTCCTCGCAACTCATGACTTTGACTTGGTCTGCCGCGCCCACATGGTGGTAGAAGACGGGTATGAATTCTTCAACGATCGAGTATTAGTCACAGTATTCAGCGCACCAAAT TATTGTGGTGAATTCGACAATTGGGGCGCAGTCATGTCTGTGTCTTCCGAATTGCTTTGCAGCTTTGAGCTTCTCAAACCTCTTGACTCCAGTGCTCTGAAGAGCCATATTAAGAAGGGCCGAAATAAGCGCCAGCAAATGCTCAACAGTCCT CCTGCGCTGGTCATGCCTCAGAGTGTCTAA